AAAGGCCAATAACCAGCAGCAGGTTACAAGAACTTCTTGCAAAACTGATTGGTAATCAAAACTCTATGGGAGCAAATAAAGCATCTTTAAGTAAAAATGTCTTATCCCAAAAGACAAGCTCAGGTGATAATATCATCAGTGATATTAATAAAAAAAAGTCAGAAAAATCAGAAATTTTTATAAACAAAAAGGATTAACTAATGAGTTTAGAAAAAGTAATAGACAATAAAATTAGTAACTTATCAATGAAAATAGATAAGCAAAAATTGCCTAGACATGTAGCAATAATTATGGACGGCAATGGAAGATGGGCGACTAGAAAAGGTTTACCCAGATCATTTGGACATAAACAGGGCGTTAGTGTATTAAAAAAAATTCTCAAATCTGCAAAAAATTTAGGTTGTAAAGAAATTACTGTTTATGCTTTTTCAACTGAGAATTGGGCAAGACCAGCAAAAGAAGTTGATTTCCTCATAAATCTTTTTAGCGAAGTTTTAAAAAACGAAATTAAAGAGATACATGAAGAATCAACAAAAATAAAATTTATTGGTGATTTAACTCCTTTCCCAAGAAATTTAAAAGAAATAATCTCTAGTTCAGAATCACTTACTAAAAACAATAATAAATTTTTATTCAATGTTTGTGTTAATTACGGAGGTAGACAAGAAATAGTAAAAGTTGCTAAAGAACTAGCATTAAAATCTTCTGCTGGGGAAATAAAACCAAGTGAAATCAATGAAGAATTATTTAATTCAGAGCTATTAACTGGAGGGATTAAGGATCCAGAATTGCTAATAAGAACTAGTGGCGAAAAAAGGATAAGTAATTTTTTATTATGGCAATTAGCATATTCAGAAATTTATATATCTGACGTACTTTGGCCAGATTTCAATGAGCATGAATTTTTTAAAGCAATAATTGATTACCAATCAAGAAATAGACGTTTCGGCGGGATAGAATCATTACCAAATGAATCTTTTGAAGATTCTCAATATTCTTCCTAATAAAAATGGTTAATTCGAATAATCAGTTATTTAAAGAAATTAGGTTCGATTGGAATAAAGAGGAGATATTGGGAATACTTAATATGCCTCTTATTGATTTAATGTGGGAATCACAAACCGTTCACAGGAAATTTAACAACTACGATATTCAATTAGCATCATTGTTTAGCGTAAAAACTGGTGGATGTGAAGAAAATTGTTCGTACTGTAGTCAATCAATTTATAGTTCTAGCGACATCAAAAGTCATCCACAATTTCAAGTTGAAGAGGTTTTAGCAAGAGCTCAAATAGCAAAAAATGAGGGAGCAGATAGGTTTTGTATGGGGTGGGCGTGGAGAGAAATTAGAGATGGGAAATCTTTTAATGCAATGTTAGAGATGGTTAGCGGCGTAAGAGATTTAGGGATGGAAGCATGCGTTACTGCTGGGATGCTTACAGAAGAACAAGCTTCCAGACTGGCTGATGCAGGTTTAACCGCGTATAACCACAATCTTGACACTAGTCCTGAGCATTATAAAAATATTATTACGACAAGAACTTATCAAGACAGACTTGATACTATCAAAAGAGTAAGGAATGCAGGAATAAATGTTTGTTGTGGAGGGATAATAGGTTTGGGTGAAACTAATAGCGATAGAGCATCTCTTTTAAAAGTGCTTTCAAATATGAATCCACACCCTGAAAGTGTTCCTATAAATTCACTGGTAGCTATTGAAGGTACTGGTTTAGAAGATAATCAAGAAATTGATTCTATTGAAATGATAAGGATGATAGCTACAGCAAGAATTCTTATGCCTAAAAGTAAAATAAGATTAAGTGCAGGGCGAGAAAAGCTTTCAAAAGAAGCCCAAATTTTATGTTTTCAATGTGGAGCAAATTCAATTTTTTATGGAGATGAGTTACTCACAAC
This is a stretch of genomic DNA from Prochlorococcus marinus XMU1412. It encodes these proteins:
- a CDS encoding isoprenyl transferase, giving the protein MSLEKVIDNKISNLSMKIDKQKLPRHVAIIMDGNGRWATRKGLPRSFGHKQGVSVLKKILKSAKNLGCKEITVYAFSTENWARPAKEVDFLINLFSEVLKNEIKEIHEESTKIKFIGDLTPFPRNLKEIISSSESLTKNNNKFLFNVCVNYGGRQEIVKVAKELALKSSAGEIKPSEINEELFNSELLTGGIKDPELLIRTSGEKRISNFLLWQLAYSEIYISDVLWPDFNEHEFFKAIIDYQSRNRRFGGIESLPNESFEDSQYSS
- the bioB gene encoding biotin synthase BioB, which codes for MVNSNNQLFKEIRFDWNKEEILGILNMPLIDLMWESQTVHRKFNNYDIQLASLFSVKTGGCEENCSYCSQSIYSSSDIKSHPQFQVEEVLARAQIAKNEGADRFCMGWAWREIRDGKSFNAMLEMVSGVRDLGMEACVTAGMLTEEQASRLADAGLTAYNHNLDTSPEHYKNIITTRTYQDRLDTIKRVRNAGINVCCGGIIGLGETNSDRASLLKVLSNMNPHPESVPINSLVAIEGTGLEDNQEIDSIEMIRMIATARILMPKSKIRLSAGREKLSKEAQILCFQCGANSIFYGDELLTTSNPSFQSDRKLLKEVGVSFNKDFETHEKTLSSL